A region of Vitis riparia cultivar Riparia Gloire de Montpellier isolate 1030 chromosome 12, EGFV_Vit.rip_1.0, whole genome shotgun sequence DNA encodes the following proteins:
- the LOC117927216 gene encoding cytochrome P450 CYP82D47-like has protein sequence MDLPSHFLAIAGLILGLVLWYNHWRGKTLTHKSKGMSPPEPSGAWPFVGHLHLLQGKVPVFRTLGAMADKVGPVFVIRLGMYRTLVVSNHEAAKECFTTNDKIFASRPNSSASKILGYNYAAFALAPHGPYWREMRKLSMLEILSTRRLSELMHVQVSELHAGIKDLYILGKDDNWVSPKKVVMSEWFEHLTFNVILRMVAGKRYFNNVVHGGEEARSAIATIKKVLLLVGAFVASDVIPFLEWVDLQGHLSSMKLVAKEMDSLIESWVKEHTGRLNSEASSSQDFIDIMLTKLKDASLFGYSRETIIKATVLTMIVAGSDTTSLTSTWLLSALLNNKHVMKHAQEELDLKVGRDRWVEQSDIQNLVYIKAIVKETLRLYTTFPLLVPHEAMEDCHVGGYHISKGTRLLVNAWKLHRDPAVWSNPEEFQPERFLTSHANVDVFGQHFELIPFGSGRRSCPGLNMGLQMLHLTIARLLQGFDMAKPSNSPVDMTEGISVALSKLTPLEVMLTPRLPAELY, from the exons ATGGATTTGCCTTCTCATTTCCTAGCAATTGCAGGGCTTATTCTGGGGTTGGTGTTATGGTATAATCACTGGAGAGGTAAGACTCTTACTCACAAGAGTAAGGGCATGTCCCCCCCGGAGCCCTCCGGTGCCTGGCCATTTGTAGGTCACCTGCACCTACTACAAGGCAAAGTCCCAGTTTTCCGAACCCTTGGAGCCATGGCTGACAAGGTTGGTCCTGTGTTTGTGATCCGGCTTGGAATGTACCGAACACTTGTGGTGAGTAATCATGAGGCTGCTAAAGAATGCTTCACTACCAATGACAAGATTTTTGCCTCACGCCCAAATTCTAGTGCATCTAAGATCCTAGGCTACAACTATGCTGCATTTGCCTTAGCTCCTCATGGACCTTATTGGCGTGAGATGCGGAAGCTATCCATGCTAGAAATTCTCTCCACCCGTCGCCTCAGTGAATTGATGCATGTGCAGGTTTCGGAATTGCATGCTGGCATTAAAGATTTGTACATACTTGGCAAAGATGATAACTGGGTGAGTCCAAAAAAGGTGGTGATGAGTGAGTGGTTTGAACACCTGACCTTTAATGTTATCCTGAGGATGGTTGCGGGGAAGAGATATTTTAACAATGTCGTCCATGGGGGCGAGGAAGCAAGGTCTGCTATAGCAACAATTAAGAAAGTCCTGCTTCTAGTTGGGGCCTTTGTGGCATCAGATGTGATCCCATTTCTTGAGTGGGTGGATTTACAAGGCCATTTGTCCTCTATGAAACTtgttgcaaaggaaatggactCACTTATTGAAAGCTGGGTAAAAGAACATACAGGGAGGCTCAACAGTGAGGCCAGCAGTAGTCAGGACTTCATAGACATCATGCTAACCAAGCTCAAAGATGCTTCCCTGTTTGGCTACTCGCGCGAGACTATTATCAAGGCAACAGTACTG ACCATGATCGTGGCGGGCTCTGACACCACTTCTCTTACCTCTACATGGCTCCTGTCCGCATTGTTGAACAATAAACATGTTATGAAGCATGCTCAGGAAGAGCTAGACTTAAAAGTTGGTAGAGACAGATGGGTGGAACAATCAGATATCCAGAACCTAGTTTACATTAAGGCTATTGTTAAGGAAACCCTAAGGCTATACACAACATTTCCCCTATTAGTACCACACGAGGCAATGGAAGACTGTCATGTTGGTGGGTATCACATTTCCAAAGGCACCCGCTTGCTAGTCAATGCATGGAAGTTGCACCGAGATCCTGCTGTTTGGTCTAACCCTGAAGAGTTTCAGCCAGAGAGGTTTTTGACAAGCCATGCAAATGTAGATGTGTTTGGCCAGCATTTTGAGTTAATCCCATTTGGTTCTGGTAGAAGATCTTGCCCAGGACTCAATATGGGCTTACAAATGTTACACTTGACAATTGCTCGGTTGCTTCAAGGATTTGACATGGCTAAACCATCAAATTCTCCTGTGGACATGACAGAAGGGATAAGTGTCGCCTTGTCTAAGCTCACTCCATTGGAAGTTATGCTCACTCCCCGCCTTCCTGCAGAACTTTACTAG